Proteins from a single region of Punica granatum isolate Tunisia-2019 chromosome 8, ASM765513v2, whole genome shotgun sequence:
- the LOC116189230 gene encoding BURP domain protein RD22: MMESKLLHILALLAVGLVACEAASSPELYWKSKLPSTPMPQAIRDILHPDLLEEKSTAVGVGKGGVGVNTGKPGKRTNVGVGKGGVTVATGSRKGKPVYVGVKPGPDPFVYRYAASETQVQGDPNVAKFFLEKDLTKGKTMTLHFIKSTNQAAFLPRQFAGSMPFSSKNLPEALNKFSVKPGSVEAELMATTIKECEEPGIKGEEKYCATSLESMVDYAEYQLGKNLRAISTEIKKETERQKYKIEEDVKKIMADGSKYVVCHKQNYPYAVFYCHKTKNTKAYVVTLKRENGSEVKAVAVCHTNTSKWNPKHLAFRVLGVKPGAVPICHFLPQDHIVWYSN; the protein is encoded by the exons ATGATGGAATCCAAGCTCCTCCACATCCTAGCTCTTCTCGCC GTAGGGCTGGTAGCATGTGAAGCTGCTTCTTCACCAGAGCTATACTGGAAGTCAAAATTGCCTAGCACCCCCATGCCCCAAGCCATTAGGGACATTCTTCATCCTG ATCTTTTGGAGGAAAAGAGTACTGCAGTTGGTGTTGGGAAAGGCGGGGTTGGGGTTAACACCGGAAAGCCCGGCAAGAGGACTAATGTCGGGGTTGGCAAAGGAGGAGTCACTGTCGCAACGGGCAGCCGCAAGGGTAAGCCAGTATATGTTGGAGTGAAGCCAGGACCAGACCCGTTCGTCTACCGATATGCGGCTTCAGAGACCCAGGTCCAGGGTGACCCTAACGTGGCCAAGTTCTTCCTAGAGAAGGACTTAACCAAGGGCAAGACCATGACCCTGCACTTCATCAAGAGCACGAATCAAGCCGCTTTCCTGCCCCGACAGTTTGCGGGATCGATGCCCTTCTCATCGAAGAACTTGCCGGAGGCCCTCAACAAGTTCTCAGTCAAGCCCGGTTCGGTCGAGGCTGAACTCATGGCGACCACGATAAAGGAGTGCGAGGAGCCTGGGATCAAGGGTGAGGAGAAATACTGTGCAACATCGTTGGAATCTATGGTAGATTATGCAGAATACCAGCTCGGGAAAAATCTGCGTGCAATCTCGACggaaattaagaaagaaaccGAAAGACAGAAATATAAAATAGAGGAAGATGTGAAGAAGATAATGGCAGATGGATCAAAATATGTGGTTTGTCACAAGCAAAACTATCCCTATGCTGTGTTCTATTGCCACAAGACGAAGAACACAAAGGCATATGTGGTGACCCTTAAGAGAGAGAATGGTAGTGAGGTTAAGGCCGTCGCTGTTTGCCACACCAATACATCGAAATGGAACCCTAAGCATTTGGCCTTCCGAGTGCTCGGGGTCAAGCCTGGGGCTGTCCCCATCTGCCATTTCCTCCCCCAGGATCACATCGTGTGGTACAGCAACTGA
- the LOC116188675 gene encoding salicylic acid-binding protein 2-like, translating into MVLRIVLVRLTSIPHGKPPHVAPACDAFPFPPSLSSPAYPRADEVIRPLLHCFQFLSTASPSSLIPTSQPPPSALDPLKLGLELGGKSDGVRASASSSAAAFDLSSLTSSKARAFSTLNTEEQKLQKHQKHFVLVHSACHGAWAWFKLKHRLESAGHRVTVLDLAASGTNPRPIHEVYTFKEYTQPLLDFLHAAVPPAETVVLVGHSFGGLSLALASDMFADKVSVAVFLSAFVPDTTHGPSYVLDRATKEMLDTQFRPYQNGEKRGTSIFFGPMFLSSKLYQLSPVEDLELGKILVRPGSLFMDDLSRQQKLSEEGYGSVTRVCIVCSEDEVIPKDFQRWMIQNSGIKYVFEIGGADHMAMFSKPQELCECLLGIANRYA; encoded by the exons ATGGTGCTACGCATTGTATTGGTGAGATTGACCAGTATACCGCATGGGAAGCCACCTCACGTAGCTCCAGCATGTGACGCCTTTC CTTTTCCGCCATCACTCTCATCACCAGCCTATCCCAGAGCAGATGAAGTAATACGGCCGCTGCTTCACTGCTTTCAGTTCTTATCTACAGCATCCCCATCCAGTTTGATCCCAACATCACAGCCACCACCTTCTGCTTTGGATCCACTGAAGTTGGGATTAGAACTGGGTGGTAAATCCGATGGAGTTAGGGCTTCCGCCTCCTCATCTGCTGCTGCCTTTGATCTCTCCTCTCTCACATCTTCAAAAGCTAGAGCATTCTCAACTCTCAACACAGAGGAACAGAAACTGCAAAAGCATCAGAAGCACTTCGTCCTTGTCCACAGCGCATGCCATGGTGCGTGGGCTTGGTTCAAGCTGAAGCACCGCCTCGAGTCAGCCGGCCACCGCGTCACGGTGCTCGACCTTGCAGCCTCCGGTACCAACCCCAGGCCCATACATGAGGTCTACACGTTCAAGGAGTACACGCAGCCACTGCTTGATTTTCTACATGCTGCGGTTCCTCCAGCCGAGACCGTGGTGCTGGTGGGCCACAGCTTCGGCGGCCTAAGCCTGGCTCTCGCCTCAGACATGTTCGCTGACAAGGTGTCGGTTGCCGTTTTCCTCTCAGCCTTCGTCCCTGATACCACACACGGGCCATCATATGTCCTAGACCGG GCTACAAAAGAAATGCTTGACACTCAATTCCGGCCTTACCAGAATGGGGAGAAACGAGGAACATCGATTTTCTTCGGACCCATGTTCTTGTCCTCGAAGTTATATCAATTGTCTCCTGTTGAG GATCTCGAGCTTGGTAAGATATTGGTAAGGCCAGGATCACTATTCATGGATGACCTGTCCCGCCAACAGAAGTTGTCTGAGGAAGGGTATGGGTCGGTTACGCGAGTTTGCATCGTGTGCAGCGAGGATGAAGTGATCCCCAAGGACTTCCAGCGTTGGATGATTCAAAACAGCGGAATCAAATATGTTTTTGAGATCGGTGGTGCGGATCATATGGCGATGTTCTCCAAGCCCCAAGAGCTCTGTGAATGCCTCTTAGGAATAGCAAACAGATATGCTTGA
- the LOC116188676 gene encoding uncharacterized protein LOC116188676: protein MGHSLQLEHVFLGYLVQLLCSVIGQIVPVEVQSGSLSWHLALSTISDLVPKLFYWCLCGQEGHANACILVYFRHKLLMLTIRLSILDDSQCNFSSWLELLHSYFHEFLWDLTAEVHNLSTNSLEDSPFASVVPNKKMHVLGIPDIQRQATYLFLRCCFGLFNLQGRIDKQCNCVAPKSGSNLVLNCCNHKKGLKDLSQWLKRNVAAENLRHNKEYLGKYIGFASSLLQLYMHEDDLLFKVLLQMLKLPLNGTLESCEERIFPDIEEHFLLHVSNVFNPIIIFHVFLAEIHYDHQVLLDYLISKDAGISCAQYLLRCLRIILDKFEAFLEFQVDDLTEEPSSKRRKPSMQGRNELVDNQKIRGQPFAEAKWCLLSLKDSLESLNQKNLFPYNPKALLKRLMEFQELCYQQQKCTF from the exons ATGGGGCATAGCCTACAGCTTGAGCATGTATTTCTTGGATATTTAGTTCAATTACTATGTTCGGTCATCGGACAAATCGTCCCTGTGGAAGTTCAAAGTGGTTCCCTTAGCTGGCATCTGGCTCTTAGCACCATCAGCGACCTTGTGCCCAAGCTATTCTACTGGTGTCTTTGTGGGCAAGAAGGCCATGCCAACGCATGCATCTTGGTATACTTCCGTCATAAGTTGCTG ATGCTAACAATAAGGCTCAGCATCCTAGATGATTCCCAGTGCAATTTTAGTTCATGGTTGGAGCTTCTCCATAGTTACTTTCATGAATTCTTGTGGGACCTAACTGCTGAGGTTCATAATCTTAGTACCAATAGCCTTGAGGACTCTCCTTTTGCATCTGTTGTGCCTAATAAAAAGATGCATGTTTTAGGCATCCCAGATATACAGAGGCAGGCTACATACCTTTTCTTGAGGTGTTGTTTCGGTTTGTTCAACCTACAGGGACGAATTGACAAACAATGCAATTGTGTGGCTCCAAAGTCAGGTTCGAATTTAGTTTTAAACTGTTGCAATCATAAGAAAGGTCTGAAAGATCTTAGTCAGTGGCTTAAAAGGAATGTTGCAGCTGAGAATCTACGCCATAACAAGGAATATTTGGGAAAGTACATCGGCTTTGCCTCATCCCTCCTGCAATTATACATGCATGAG GATGATTTACTATTCAAAGTGCTATTGCAAATGCTTAAGTTACCGCTAAATGGGACCCTAGA ATCTTGCGAAGAAAGGATATTTCCAGATATCGAGGAACATTTTCTCCTTCACGTCTCAAATGTTTTTAATCCCATAATAATCTTCCATGTATTTCTTGCAGAG ATACACTATGATCACCAAGTGCTTCTTGATTATCTTATATCCAAAGACGCTGGAATTAGTTGCGCTCAGTATCTTTTGAG GTGCCTCCGAATAATATTGGATAAATTTGAGGCATTCCTAGAATTTCAAGTAGATGATCTTACAGAAGAGCCATCTTCCAAGAGGAGGAAACCTTCAATGCAGGGCAGAAATGAGCTGGTAGAT AACCAGAAGATAAGAGGGCAGCCATTTGCGGAAGCTAAATGGTGTCTCCTTTCCTTAAAAGATTCACTTGAAAGTCTCAatcaaaagaatttatttCCATATAATCCTAAAGCGCTTCTGAAACG TCTAATGGAATTTCAAGAATTATGCTACCAGCAGCAAAAGTGTACTTTCTGA